The following are encoded in a window of Methanomassiliicoccales archaeon genomic DNA:
- a CDS encoding zinc ribbon domain-containing protein: MKVGRAFEAEGPGNAIYEAVRAFYAGERFVLDSSAAPVRLTGSRGNVGGTVLGLKTNDVSTKLSVTMKDLGGRVSIYVEYDIVASVWLGLGDAPEKHKAVLESEISRLQQQVAASVASIPKTRVQQVAGSGQDKPRPGRFCPSCGASMALGRFCSSCGSEHPEGDSQS, encoded by the coding sequence TTGAAGGTGGGCAGGGCATTCGAGGCGGAAGGGCCTGGGAATGCGATCTACGAGGCCGTGCGGGCGTTCTACGCCGGGGAGCGATTCGTGCTCGATTCATCCGCCGCTCCAGTCCGCCTGACGGGTTCAAGAGGCAACGTGGGAGGAACGGTCCTCGGTCTGAAGACCAATGACGTGAGCACCAAGCTGAGCGTGACGATGAAGGATCTGGGCGGCAGGGTTTCTATCTACGTGGAGTACGACATCGTTGCCAGCGTTTGGCTGGGCCTGGGCGATGCCCCGGAGAAGCACAAGGCGGTGCTGGAGTCGGAGATCTCCCGCCTGCAGCAGCAAGTCGCTGCCAGCGTCGCTTCGATTCCCAAGACCAGGGTGCAGCAGGTGGCCGGGTCTGGGCAAGACAAGCCCCGGCCTGGAAGATTCTGTCCCTCGTGCGGTGCGAGCATGGCCCTTGGTCGCTTCTGCTCATCATGCGGGAGCGAGCATCCTGAAGGCGATTCCCAGAGCTAG
- a CDS encoding AbrB/MazE/SpoVT family DNA-binding domain-containing protein, whose protein sequence is MAEARITAKGQVTIPKKIMEIIGAEEGDYLLFFQEGGKVTIEAGRLASKQKREAKK, encoded by the coding sequence GTGGCGGAAGCCAGGATCACGGCGAAGGGCCAGGTGACGATCCCGAAGAAGATAATGGAGATAATCGGAGCCGAGGAAGGCGACTATCTCCTGTTCTTCCAGGAAGGCGGGAAGGTAACCATAGAGGCGGGCCGGCTCGCGAGCAAGCAGAAAAGGGAAGCTAAGAAGTGA